Proteins from a single region of Drosophila biarmipes strain raj3 chromosome 3R, RU_DBia_V1.1, whole genome shotgun sequence:
- the LOC108024183 gene encoding uncharacterized protein LOC108024183 isoform X3: protein MADQVAHTKETDAEEPLVNGELPSGEETPPCCHVMSLSAMDVDADADVDVDADADAEATSCSTSQLNPSPPPAGVQQAKPARSSSPPCHLLERLNFPEGNIINTLHTILALPPFDPYAPAPKAETVYKEVVSLMQWSQREDNAIELELSDKLLHECEHKMAIENMRLFSEDPKNPLRDADGQLRAITLYFQNLAFIFVKHRKEEFFTFCSCKECLEYRETIMAIMMDQFKAAHMVVMLLDVLIKAYSPMLKNDAAYNKFEKLLECNKEIYWITSGYLYDKNAEYLDFIDDTAISDNMILVLFSAILMANNPMLLLQILAYNVECIVKAFSEGMIEIAQNIQENEKISAERMLTYILDGYSDLNCISQKISLSLFAFENDFLRKFKLSWVLLCQRLFQQHVFTPLADTMLACILSLKEAAPSAQTTALIKRYMLFDEHMHSIERRWTDIWIELNKFNLSPTEHERRMGLLDVYNIFDKVVLDATSFSLPDISDDEFIDFQRIVDRQLAWKNIMAFTKLKWPDGFYDPPNKLVHEDLCKKCNSLLEHHNENCKCITCSIAGTPLRPRQAGHCAKCTTLGIVEKDPKLMKSKILSTCTSDEAKHNAAMAATSSSAAAQQQQRRSSDLPEDESPSGSGGSSSGSVFRRQAEQTDTLRTTYHIAWAVFQHLTTRKRYRHESIEAQYFCGENCRVSACQLARKILANQLSPPLTKYLLRCFQPLSFTREELRSTLPSLMFFNRKLAPSPAELQELRNQHYVYKTYWTFVLSIYANFFVKFNSSSTDFGHLELLKGDLRLRLNSVIGDKDDGRFEQFLAQVIGYSPFKITDDFTLGDANIEKMQFGVDQLMMLHDSQIIKRTKPDSTTGLSGAKSKAGESNLSQSGGRNGDAAGNKKSKEKMRKCCADYADIGEPCKENHSKKRVKKECNHARFNETRDRLRKKLSQIVNDRKTKSTEEAPPSKAKSSMPEPAAVPAPVAIPPKRPPKAESLPPNQPPSLKVFATAQLNSSSNPRKMPPAAAAAAAAALNEIGDQEEQEGDNSLLRLDSLCKRLQMHTDATDASAAATAAEAAAAVAAFKRGGGFPADYSKEDMMQDFAEFLGTYTYTREQDQQRWINETLNFIEGKSQQPQTANPKKAAKKAKQKMRKEEEKRIKELEDLRGQFLDIYFKEFIDKYEMKALTAAGGRKREKKRIGELEANIKNLQRAKAKVETVILELIATVKQTNNEFKFSYLPTKQQQLAKMAQLEEILNGVTTAPAVETVKQAPPQSAPQYPEFNSSSAYYSPQGLGQQNTPVCFAPPQQSQHPPQLSRDVIAAMAANSITADPSKRIVTIRRVQLPHPGAEQQVTVVAKGSAPHEDKLLYTFVNGHMVASGPAQPEETAPTPVAVPAPAPSIPEKSAKAKKKEAKRAAAAAAAAAAAEAEAAAAAAAEAAAAAAAQKEGKLKNKKQAKKSAVAVATASSSTASSNSSKTQTPQSTRESSVCSVKPKTAPKKPAAKPPKVVEVAPAPDPEPEPPKRQKRLKSRLDPGQLENNPFKSLHMQDSSEGEWETGSESEDGEEVPAPAPPPIRQQPKLPAAPAPKPVAPPVVTKAKPAPAPVTAPVKKAKEAPQKQQASSQPAKVQAPAKGKSSAPAGKSNPPQQQYQQEKVPPAKSQSQRPVESTKKQKQAPGNLESNRSAPSQAPAKTHQQTRGGRGNGRTKPSTGGQQQQQVQQHSNPHPAEAGAPPKRSQRGKRGHRQKQEDLSGIPHNMGYFNPNEVAIPPPQTGSYASSLTQQMQHLRIGQSGGSSGSKQASQSPNCSIMDQLNRGVQVEHLSLPPGITLTKVDPAKSEQLRQKSESIRLLSKPLAEQQQLPQQHHFQQPSHLLSSYYGAAGAAGMDPNGVIMVEANPRPNRNSQAPSAPPNVAAAASAASASGKSSRRRRRNRGKSGGGGCANIGSSGAANKQRSGGGGGGSGSADSQKPAVSPATIEANASGNIITLRNPMFHQGNGPVAGGGMMPPNPNPMPPVRNFPAGLPVAPPMAMDQPAAIIKNENGMFTIRNPALHQAVTNGLAMGGYRQFGSNVNYYTPQEAVAEAARATQQKQQHQQSTAATVVGSSNTSNFSYFSSGSASGNSSGSSNGGNGTHNNISISCTNVPPSNAESGGNSPGRLVGDAAVIARPKQSQKCLSAIGSELKQKAKDSKWTGYGQQQQSTSDYNSAGAGGGVPLQEKYQQSSYYNGFEVFSAAAAAASQGPGSGGGSSECHMHHSCGDDSPPPTITGFNSYLEGIPNTGVIRYDDAAFLKNLIPGQHLNNEVSIHNISESNFTRNNASPSPHHVEITSVFGGRVRSANAYDPQQQQQPGPGANYCDSVAADYGSDSHLFVQNNLLTRMPQPPAPPDPFGYDFDPSVVPGGGSKAASVASDLNEFLRRSPLSQRTSPYSQDESAAALETFVQNMSALQIASDAEQCSRLNGTAVGGGPGDVPSADATAGGGAANAAAAWW, encoded by the exons ATGGCCGATCAGGTGGCGCACACCAAAGAAACGGATGCGGAGGAGCCGCTGGTGAATGGCGAACTGCCATCGGGGGAGGAGACGCCTCCCTGCTGCCATGTGATGTCCCTGTCCGCCATGGACGTGGACGCTGACGCCGATGTTGATGTAGATGCGGACGCGGATGCGGAGGCCACATCCTGCTCCACTTCCCAGTTGAATCCGTCGCCACCGCCTGCTGGTGTCCAACAGGCGAAGCCGGCACGGAGCAGCTCACCGCCATGCCATCTCCTGGAGCGGCTCAACTTCCCCGAGGGCAACATCATCAACACGCTGCACACGATCCTCGCACTGCCGCCCTTCGATCCCTACGCCCCCGCCCCCAAGGCGGAGACGGTCTACAAGGAGGTGGTGTCGCTGATGCAGTGGAGCCAGCGGGAGGACAACGCCATCGAGCTGGAGCTCAGCGACAAGCTGCTCCACGAGTGCGAGCACAAG ATGGCCATCGAGAACATGCGTCTCTTCTCTGAGGATCCGAAGAATCCGCTGCGTGACGCCGACGGACAGCTGCGTGCAATTACG CTATATTTCCAGAATCTTGCCTTCATATTTGTGAAACACCGGAAGGAGGAGTTCTTCACATTTTGTTCCTGCAAGGAATGTCTCGAATACCGCGAAACCATCATGGCCATCATGATGGATCAATTTAAGGCTGCGCACATGGTGGTCATGTTGCTGGACGTACTGATCAAGGCCTACAGCCCCATGTTGAA AAACGATGCTGCCTACAATAAGTTTGAGAAGCTGCTCGAATGCAACAAGGAGATCTACTGGATTACTAGCGGCTATCTCTACGATAAGAATGCCGAATATCTCGATTTTATTGATGATACAGCGATCTCCGATAATATGATATTAGTGCTATTCAGCGCCAT CTTGATGGCCAACAATCCCATGTTGCTGCTACAAATACTCGCCTATAATGTTGAATGCATTGTGAAGGCATTCTCCGAGGGCATGATCGAGATTGCCCAGAATATACAGGAGAACGAGAAGATTTCTGCAGAAAGGATGCTGACAT ACATTCTGGACGGCTACTCCGATCTGAATTGCATCTCGCAGAAGATCTCCCTCAGCCTGTTTGCGTTTGAGAACGATTTTCTGCGCAAGTTCAAGCTCTCGTGGGTGCTGCTGTGCCAACGCCTGTTCCAGCAACATGTGTTCACGCCCCTGGCGGACACCATGCTGGCCTGCATTCTGTCCTTAAAGGAGGCGGCTCCCTCGGCCCAGACGACGGCGCTGATCAAGCGGTACATGCTGTTCGACGAGCACATGCACTCCATCGAGCGGCGCTGGACGGACATCTGGATCGAGCTGAACAAGTTCAACTTGTCGCCCACGGAACACGAGCGCCGGATGGGCCTGCTGGATGTGTACAACATATTCGACAAGGTCGTCCTGGACGCCACCTCGTTCTCGCTGCCGGACATCAGCGACGACGAGTTCATCGACTTCCAGCGCATCGTGGATCGCCAGCTGGCCTGGAAGAACATCATGGCCTTCACAAAGCTGAAGTGGCCCGACGGCTTCTACGATCCGCCCAATAAGCTGGTGCACGAGGATCTCTGCAAGAAGTGCAATTCGCTTCTCGAGCACCATAACGA GAACTGTAAATGCATAACTTGCTCCATCGCCGGCACTCCTTTGCGACCGCGACAAGCGGGCCATTGTGCCAAGTGCACAACGCTCGGCATTGTCGAGAAGGATCCCAAGCTGATGAAGTCCAAGATCCTCAGCACCTGCACCAGTGACGAGGCTAAGCACAATGCGGCTATGGCGGCCACCTCGAGCTCCGCCGccgcgcagcagcagcagcgacgcTCCAGCGATCTCCCGGAGGATGAGTCACCATCCGgaagcggcggcagcagcagcggatCGGTGTTCCGGCGACAGGCGGAGCAGACCGATACCCTGCGAACCACATATCACATCGCATGGGCGGTGTTCCAGCACCTGACAACCAGAAAGCGCTACCGCCACGAGTCGATCGAGGCGCAGTACTTCTGCGGTGAGAACTGTCGGGTCTCCGCCTGCCAGCTGGCCAGGAAAATCCTGGCCAACCAGCTGTCACCGCCGCTGACCAAGTATCTGCTGCGCTGCTTCCAGCCGCTGTCGTTCACGCGGGAGGAGCTGCGCTCCACGCTGCCCTCGTTGATGTTCTTCAACCGCAAGCTGGCCCCGAGTCCCGCCGAGCTGCAGGAGCTGCGGAACCAGCACTACGTGTACAAAACCTACTGGACCTTCGTCCTCTCCATTTACGCCAACTTCTTTGTGAAATTCAACTCGAGCAGCACGGACTTTGGTCACCTGGAACTGCTCAAGGGGGATCTTCGCCTGCGGCTGAACAGTGTAATTGGTGACAAGGACGACGGTCGGTTCGAGCAGTTCTTGGCCCAGGTTATTGG TTACTCACCTTTCAAAATCACAGACGA TTTTACGCTGGGCGATGCCAACATAGAGAAGATGCAATTTGGAGTGGATCAGCTCATGATGTTGCACGACTCGCAAATAAT AAAACGCACTAAACCAGATAGCACTACGGGTCTATCGGGTGCCAAATCCAAGGCTGGAGAGTCGAACTTGTCGCAATCGGGAGGCAGAAATGGCGATGCGGCAGGCAACAAGAAGAGCAAGGAAAAGATGCGAAAAT GCTGCGCCGACTATGCGGATATTGGTGAGCCCTGCAAGGAGAATCACTCGAAGAAGCGTGTCAAAAAGGAGTGCAACCATGCGCGCTTCAATGAGACGCGCGACCGTCTACGTAAGAAGCTCTCTCAGATTGTGAACGACCGGAAGACCAAGTCCACGGAGGAGGCACCGCCTTCTAAGGCTAAGTCCTCCATGCCGGAGCCAGCTGCTGTGCCCGCGCCGGTAGCGATCCCACCGAAGCGGCCGCCCAAGGCCGAATCCCTTCCGCCGAACCAGCCGCCAAGCCTGAAAGTGTTCGCCACAGCACAACTGAATTCCTCCAGCAATCCTCGTAAGATGCCAccggcagctgctgcagcggctgcggctgctctGAACGAGATTGGTgaccaggaggagcaggagggcGACAACAGTCTGCTGCGCCTGGACAGCCTCTGCAAGCGGCTTCAGATGCACACAGATGCCACGGATGCCTCCGCTGCGGCAACGGCGGCCGAAGCTGCGGCTGCTGTGGCCGCTTTCAAACGAGGAGGCGGCTTTCCGGCGGACTACAGCAAGGAGGACATGATGCAGGACTTTGCCGAGTTCCTGGGCACATATACCTACACCCGGGAACAGGACCAACAGCGCTGGATAAACGAGACCCTCAATTTTATCGAGGGAAAGTCCCAGCAGCCGCAGACCGCCAACCCGAAGAAGGCTGCCAAGAAGGCCAAGCAGAAGATGCGCAAGGAGGAGGAAAAGCGCATTAAGGAACTGGAGGACCTCCGCGGACAGTTCCTTGACATCTACTTCAAGGAGTTCATCGACAAGTACGAAATGAAGGCGCTGACGGCTGCAGGCGGCCGGAAAAGGGAGAAAAAGCGCATCGGCGAGCTGGAGGCCAACATCAAGAACTTGCAGCGGGCCAAGGCTAAGGTGGAGACGGTGATCCTCGAACTAATTGCCACCGTCAAGCAGACGAACAACGAGTTCAAGTTCTCCTACCTGCCCACGAAGCAGCAACAGCTCGCCAAGATGGCCCAGCTGGAGGAAATCCTTAATGGAGTCACGACCGCTCCGGCTGTCGAGACTGTTAAGCAGGCACCGCCACAGTCTGCGCCGCAGTATCCAGAGTTCAATAGTAGCAGCGCCTATTATTCACCGCAGGGATTAGGGCAGCAGAATACGCCCGTGTGCTTCGCTCCTCCCCAGCAGTCGCAACATCCGCCTCAACTCTCACGGGATGTGATTGCCGCCATGGCGGCCAACTCCATCACTGCCGATCCCTCCAAGCGCATTGTGACCATACGCCGGGTGCAGCTGCCCCATCCGGGCGCCGAGCAGCAGGTGACAGTGGTGGCCAAGGGCAGTGCTCCGCACGAGGACAAGCTGCTGTACACCTTCGTCAACGGTCATATGGTGGCTTCGGGTCCGGCTCAGCCGGAAGAAACTGCTCCTACCCCCGTGGCGGTTCCGGCTCCAGCGCCCAGTATTCCCGAGAAGAGCGCTAAGGCCAAGAAGAAAGAGGCTAAGcgagctgcagcagcggcggcggcagcagcagcggcggagGCAGAAgctgcagcggcggcggcagcggaagcagcagcagctgcggcggcgCAGAAGGAAGGCAAGCTGAAAAACAAGAAGCAAGCGAAGAAGTCAGCCGTTGCTGTGGCCACCGCATCGAGTTCCACTGCGAGCAGCAACTCCTCCAAGACTCAGACGCCGCAGAGCACGCGCGAGAGTTCGGTGTGCAGTGTGAAGCCAAAGACTGCACCCAAGAAGCCGGCTGCCAAGCCACCCAAGGTGGTTGAAGTTGCGCCGGCGCCCGATCCAGAGCCGGAGCCACCGAAGAGGCAGAAGCGTCTTAAGTCGAGGCTGGACCCTGGCCAGCTGGAAAACAATCCGTTCAAGTCGCTGCACATGCAGGATTCGTCGGAGGGCGAGTGGGAAACTGGCAGTGAGTCGGAAGATGGCGAGGAAGTCCCAGCACCAGCGCCGCCGCCAATAAGGCAGCAGCCCAAATTGCCAGCTGCTCCTGCGCCCAAGCCAGTTGCTCCTCCAGTGGTCAcaaaggcgaagccagcaccagcaccagtgACCGCTCCCGTCAAGAAGGCTAAGGAGGCCCCGCAAAAGCAGCAGGCGTCGTCGCAGCCTGCCAAGGTCCAGGCCCCTGCAAAAGGCAAGTCTTCTGCACCCGCTGGTAAGTCCAATCCACCACAGCAACAGTATCAGCAGGAAAAGGTGCCGCCTGCCAAGAGCCAGTCGCAGCGTCCAGTAGAATCCACAAAAAAGCAGAAGCAGGCTCCTGGAAATCTCGAATCCAATCGCAGCGCTCCAAGTCAGGCACCTGCAAAGACTCACCAGCAGACGCGGGGTGGACGGGGCAATGGTCGGACCAAGCCCTCAACTGGTggtcaacagcagcaacaggtcCAGCAGCACTCCAACCCTCATCCAGCTGAGGCGGGCGCTCCTCCAAAGAGATCGCAGCGCGGCAAGCGCGGACATCGCCAAAAGCAGG AGGATCTCTCCGGCATTCCACACAACATGGGCTATTTCAATCCCAACGAAGTTGCCATACCTCCGCCGCAAACTGGAAGCTATGCCAGCAGCCTGACCCAGCAGATGCAGCACTTGCGCATCGGCCAGTCAGGTGGCAGTTCCGGTTCGAAGCAGGCATCGCAGTCTCCCAACTGTAGCATCATGGACCAGCTGAACCGGGGAGTGCAGGTGGAGCACCTCTCTCTGCCGCCTGGCATCACGCTCACCAAGGTGGACCCAGCCAAGAGCGAGCAGTTGCGTCAGAAGAGCGAGTCCATTCGACTGCTGTCCAAGCCTCTggccgagcagcagcagctgccacaACAGCATCACTTCCAGCAGCCATCGCACCTTCTGTCGAGCTACTACGGAGCAGCCGGAGCCGCTGGCATGGATCCCAACGGTGTAATCATGGTTGAGGCCAATCCGCGGCCAAATCGCAATAGCCAAGCTCCATCTGCTCCTCCAAACGTGGCTGCAGCGGCGTCGGCGGCAAGTGCCAGCGGGAAATCCTCTAGGCGCCGCCGTCGCAACCGTGGAAAGTCTGGTGGTGGAGGTTGCGCCAACATTGGTAGCTCTGGAGCAGCCAACAAGCAGCGAtcgggaggaggaggaggcggaagTGGTTCTGCGGATAGCCAAAAACCAGCGGTGTCGCCAGCCACTATTGAAGCCAATGCCAGTGGCAATATTATCACCCTGCGCAATCCAATGTTCCACCAGGGCAATGGGCCAGTGGCCGGCGGCGGTATGATGCCACCCAATCCCAACCCGATGCCGCCAG TGCGAAACTTTCCCGCCGGTCTTCCCGTTGCTCCACCCATGGCCATGGATCAACCTGCCGCAATCATCAAGAACGAGAACGGCATGTTCACCATACGCAATCCGGCGCTCCACCAGGCGGTGACCAATGGCTTGGCCATGGGCGGCTACCGGCAGTTCGGCAGCAATGTCAACTACTACACGCCCCAGGAAGCTGTGGCCGAGGCAGCACGAGCCacgcagcagaagcagcagcaccagcagtcCACTGCTGCCACAGTTGTCGGCAGCAGCAATACCTCGAATTTCTCCTACTTCTCCAGTGGATCGGCCAGTGGCAACAGCAGCGGAAGCAGCAACGGCGGCAACGGGACGCACAACAATATCAGTATTAGCTGTACCAATGTTCCCCCGAGCAACGCCGAGAGCGGAGGCAACAGTCCTGGCCGACTGGTTGGCGATGCGGCGGTGATTGCCCGTCCCAAGCAGTCGCAGAAGTGTCTCTCGGCCATTGGCAGTGAGCTGAAGCAAAAGGCCAAGGACAGCAAGTGGACGGGCtatggccagcagcagcagtcgacGTCGGATTACAATTCGGCGGGGGCAGGAGGCGGCGTTCCCTTGCAGGAGAAGTACCAGCAGTCGAGCTACTACAACGGCTTCGAGGTGTTCTCAGCGGCAGCTGCCGCAGCCTCACAGGGTCCTGGCAGCGGCGGTGGATCGAGCGAATGCCACATGCATCACAGCTGTGGCGACGACTCTCCGCCGCCCACCATCACCGGTTTCAATTCCTACCTGGAGGGCATCCCGAACACCGGGGTCATTCGCTACGACGACGCCGCTTTCCTCAAGAACTTGATACCGGGCCAGCATCTCAACAACGAG GTCTCCATACACAATATATCGGAGTCCAACTTCACGCGCAACAACGCGTCTCCATCGCCGCACCACGTGGAGATCACCAGCGTATTTGGCGGCCGGGTGCGTTCCGCGAACGCCTACGAtcctcagcagcagcagcagccgggTCCAGGAGCCAACTACTGCGACAGCGTGGCCGCCGACTACGGCAGTG ATTCCCACCTCTTCGTCCAGAACAATCTGCTGACGCGCATGCCACAGCCGCCGGCGCCACCGGATCCCTTTGGCTACGACTTCGACCCCTCGGTGGTGCCGGGCGGCGGATCGAAGGCGGCCAGCGTCGCCAGCGACCTGAACGAATTCCTGCGCCGCAGTCCGCTGAGCCAGCGCACCTCGCCGTACAGCCAGGACGAGAGTGCCGCCGCCCTGGAGACGTTCGTCCAGAACATGAGCGCGCTGCAGATCGCGAGCGATGCCGAGCAGTGCTCGCGGCTCAACGGGACGGCTGTCGGTGGAGGACCGGGCGATGTCCCCTCGGCGGATGCCACCGCCGGCGGAGGAGCCGCCAACGCGGCCGCCGCCTGGTGGTGA